The Rhodopirellula islandica genome includes a region encoding these proteins:
- the pyrE gene encoding orotate phosphoribosyltransferase, whose protein sequence is MSSDSANRDLAPLIALMETEALQRGEFTLASGKKANYYLDCRRITLHPKGAGLIGRAMLDVVLENAKESGVMPAAVGGMAIGADPITASIVTLAGGDDIDLKGFMVRKEAKGHGMGQQVEGPVAPGQKVVIVEDVITSGGSALKAVEAVEAFGLEVQYVLAIIDRLAGGAEAFAKKGLELKTLTTIRDFGLEP, encoded by the coding sequence ATGTCGTCTGACTCGGCCAATCGTGACCTTGCCCCTCTGATCGCCTTGATGGAAACCGAAGCTTTGCAGCGTGGGGAGTTCACGCTGGCAAGCGGCAAGAAGGCGAACTATTACCTGGACTGCCGCCGCATCACACTGCACCCCAAGGGCGCGGGCTTGATCGGACGAGCGATGCTGGACGTGGTGCTCGAGAACGCGAAGGAATCCGGCGTGATGCCCGCCGCGGTCGGTGGCATGGCGATCGGTGCCGACCCAATCACCGCGTCGATCGTGACGCTGGCTGGTGGTGACGACATCGACCTCAAAGGGTTCATGGTCCGCAAGGAAGCCAAAGGCCACGGAATGGGGCAGCAAGTTGAAGGCCCCGTCGCTCCCGGCCAAAAAGTCGTGATCGTGGAAGACGTGATCACCAGCGGCGGCAGTGCGTTGAAGGCCGTCGAAGCGGTCGAAGCATTCGGACTGGAAGTCCAGTACGTGCTCGCGATCATCGATCGCTTGGCCGGAGGTGCCGAGGCCTTCGCCAAGAAAGGCCTGGAGCTGAAAACGCTGACCACGATTCGCGACTTCGGTTTGGAACCCTGA